GCAATTTTAGAAACGGTTTTGTTGATGGATAATGAAAAACTAATTGGCAGTCCAGTTTCTTTAATTACCTTTTGTGCTAGTTCATTTGTCCATTTATAACTGCCATGAAATTTGTCCATTCCGGTAATGTCAAGATAAAATTCGTCTACACTAGCTTTTTCTAAAACAGGCGCTTTTTCCTGAAGAATTTCAGTAACGTCATGAGAAAGCTGTGAATACAATTCCATGTCGCCTTTCATTACTTTTGCGTCAGGACAAAGTTTTAAAGCCATACGAATTGGCATAGCAGAACGAACGCCATATTTACGGGCTTCATACGAACAAGATGCCACAACGCCACGATCTCCGCCACCTATAATAAGCGGAATTCCGTTAAGTTCAGAGTTGGTGCGTCTTTCGCAGGATACAAAAAAGGTATCCAAATCCATATGTACAATTGCCCGTGCCATTTTTTCCTTTTGTTTTGTATGAAACAAAATTAGTACAGATAATAACATTTTTTGTATATTTGCTGTTCCAAATTATAACAAATTAATTATGTCCTTATTTTCAGACAACATCAGAGCATTAAGGGTTAAGCATAAAATATCGCAGGAGAAATTAGCTGAAAACCTTAGCATTACCAGAGGTAGATACGTGAAATACGAAGATGGAACTTCGGAAGCACCGTATGACATTTTAAAGAAGATTGCATTATATTTTCACATGAGTATCGACTTGATATTATCTGTCGATATCCGCAAAATTGATGTGCAAAACTTGATAAAACTGGAAGGGAATCGACTTATTTTACCCATTCAAGTGGATAGTTTTGGAGAAAATTTTATTGAAATTGTATCTCAAAAAGCAAAAGCAGGTTACCTCAACGGATATGCTGATCCAGAATATATTGAAAGTTTACAGCAGATTACACTTCCGTTTTTAGGACCAGGAAAACACCGCGGATTTCCCGTTGAAGGCGATTCAATGCCTCCACACGAAGATGGTTCTATTATTATTGGTCGTTATGTAGAAAAGCTGGGAGAGGTAATGGACGGAAAAACCTATATTCTGATTACTAAGAATGAAGGAATGGTGTATAAACGTCTCAATAAAAACAAAAAGAATAGTTTGGTTTTAGAATCTGACAACAATTTTTACCCGAATTATGAAGTGAAAGCTTCTGATATTCTGGAGATTTGGGAATACGAATGTAACATCGGCCGTTCGGATAAAAAACAAGAAACGACAGAAACCGGAGCAATGAAAGATTTACTTTTAGAATTGAAAAGAGAAGTTCGGGAGATTAAGAATAATACTTCGAATACATAAAAAGAATTTGCCACGAAGGCGCTAAGACACAAAACTATTCAAAAAAACTTTGTGTCTTAGCGCCTTTGTGGCAAAAAAACTAAAAGATCTTCGCAAATCCTAATCCATATTGCTGTCCATTATAAAAAGGCATAATCATAGAAGTTGATTTGTTCTCAGAATCTGATTTGAATAACTTTTTAGTAATATATGGATTAATCCAATAGGCAATTTTGGTACTCAAAATCCCAATTCCCGCTCCAGCGGCAACATCAGTTAACCAATGGCGGTTGTTGTAAATTCTAAATAATCCCGTTCCGGTTGCAACGGCATAACCGGCAATTCCGTACCAAATGGATTTGTCTTTATATTCCTGGTATAAAAATTCGGCACCCATAAATGCAGTTGCAGTGTGTCCGGAAGGGAAGGAATTGTTCGAACTTCCGTCAGGTCTTTCTACATGTGAAATCGATTTTAAACTTAAAACTGTTGTAGCCATAATTGCATACGAAGTCACAAGTATTACAGAACGGTCGCGCATATTATTTTTGCCTTTTACACCAAAAGCATTCAGCGCATAAACAGATACGGCAGGCGCATATTGCGAGAAATCGTCAATGGTAACTTTCTCGTCAATGTCTTCGGTAACTTCATCTTTAATTTGATGATTGAAACTCAAAAGCTGATCACTTTCTAAACCAATTACGCCATAACCAATTAATACACTCGGAATAATTAATTGTTTGTAATTGAATTTTAAATTATGTGAAGTACTGTCAATTTTTGTGATCGAATCATTTTGTTGTGCATTTGCAGAAAATAATCCGAACAAGAATACTAGGAAAACTGTTTTGCGGAACATTGTTTTTGTCGTTTATATTTTGCAATAGTAACGAATGTTTAATGTCGGTATTTTGGTCTTAATTGAACCTTAAGCGAACTTTAATTTGCTGGTTTTAAATAGGGTAATTGGATTAAGATTGGCTAAATTTATTTTAAAATTCCGTAGGAATAATTGATATTGTAGCAACGGATTTCAATCCGTTGAGGATGATTTAACATGTTCTAGAAGTCCTTTAGGGACGATTCATAGTTGTGCTCAATATGTGCCGAACCTACGGCTCTTTTGTATTGCGGAATTTCTATGCCAACCGGATTGAAATCCGGCCCTACAAAATGTACCTAGCCTACGGCTCTTTTGATAAACTTTATTAAAATATAATTTGTGAAAATTTGTGTAATTTGTGGCGAAAAAAGACATACAAAGTCATTCAAAAATTTGTTTAATCCTTTTAATCTGTGGCTGAAAAATAAAACTTAGCGTCTTAGTGCCTTTGTGGCAAAAAAAAATCTAAACCTTCAACGAAAACCAAAACGTACTTCCCAATCCCAAATTACTCTCCACGCCAACATTTCCATTTTGAGCTTCAATAAATTCTTTACTGATTGCCAAACCCAATCCCGTTCCAGATTTCTGACTTCCCGGAACCTGAAAATATTTGTCAAAAACTTTGTCTTTATATCTTGTATCAATTCCTTTTCCAGTATCGATAACCTGAAATACGATTTGATTTAGTTCTTTTTTAAGTTTGATGTGAATGGTACTTTTTTCAGAAGAATATCTTATCGCATTCGATAAATAATTAATCAAAACCCAGCCTGTTTTTTCGCTGTCGGCTTTTACGTCTTGCAGGTTTTCATCGGCATCAATAACTAGTTTAATTTGTTTTTGTTCCGCCTGAACTTTTACGGCTTCAACAGCATAATTTACAATTTCATGCGGATTGCTTTTTTCGATATTCAGCTGAATATTTCCCGTTTCTAATTGAGATAGATTCAGCAATTCTCCCGTAATTTTCAATAATCGCTGACTGTCCTCTTTTATGCTTTCAACCAATTGTTTTTGGTCGTCGTTCATGTCGCCTGTTTTTTCATTTTCAAGCAATTTCAGACTTAATTTTATCGAAGCAATTGGTGTTTTTAATTCATGCGAAACCGTTGCAATAAAATTGGTTTTGGCAAAATCCAGTTCTTTAAAAAGTGTAATATTTCGCAGAATAATCACATCACCAATATTGATTTCTTTTTCTTCTCCTGTCGGAATTATGGTAATGTTCAGAATCTCTTTTTCGAAATAACTTTCCTTTCCGTGCGCATAAATTTTAAGCGGTTGTTTTTTAGGAGCATCTAATTCCTCTTTCATAATCAAAGACCGAATCAAATCATTCGACAAGGCTAGAGTAGAAGCCGATTTCCCGATAACATCTTCCAGTTTCAAACCAATAATTTTCAACGCTTCATCATTGGCAAACAAAATAATTCCTTCATGATCTAATCCAATAATAGGATCGTTCATATTATTGATTAAAGTTTCCAGTCGTTTCTTTTCGAAAAAGAGTTTGTATAAATTACTGTCGTTATATTCCTGAAGTTTTTGCGCCATCGTATTAAACGATTTGGCCAAATCTCCAAATTCACTATGACTTGTAAAATGAACGCGTTCAGAATAGTTTTTATTGGCAATTTCCTTAATACTCAGCGTCAATTCCTTGATTGGATTGGCAATATTATTCGGCAGATTAACCAGCAAATTAAAAGCAATCAAAAAGCACAAACTTCCCACAATGGCAATCCATAAATTAGCATTTTCGGCGGTATGTTTGGCAATATCGCTTTTCTGTTTTATAGCATCCAGATTCAGTTTCATAATCGCAAAAATATCCTGTCTGATTTTTGCTTTTATGGTTTCGTTTGCTCCGTTTTGTTCTAAAAGCGTAAAACTTTTTTCAAGGTTTTCGGTTGCTTCTTTTTCTCCTGGTTCGGTAACATTTTGCGTTTGTTTTTCAAGATATTCCTTGAAAACATGAATCTTGCTATCGGGGCTCGCTTTAATTTCATCCAAAGACAAAATCATATTTCGCGAATATTCCAGCGTATTATAATTTGCTTTCAGAATATTCTCGGTATCTGCTTTTATCAAAAAAACAGAATAACCGCTAACTAACGAAAGTATAATGATCATTAAAAATAACAATCCAACTCCCAGATTCAATTTGGTTTTAATTCTCATGACGTTTATTTAAAAACAAGTTTTTTTTATTTGAACCATTAAGATATTAAGGAAATTAAGTTTTGAACTTAATGAAACTTACAAAGAGAAAATTAAGCATAGCCTTTATTTTCTTAATATCTTAATGGTTAGAAAAATTACGACAGAATGACAAGATCAACATTTGACAACGATAGTTTGTTTAGCAAACGTCTAAAAATTGTTGTAGACAAAATTACTTTAAATAAATTCAAATGCGGTTTTCCAATGCAGACAGTTGTAATTTGTTTTTCTTCTACGGTTGCCAAAATTGCATCGGTAATATTACTGTTTTCCAGTTTAATAACTTCTGCGCCTAATTGCACAGCGAGTTTAAAGTTATTAATTAAATGTCTTTGTTTGTCCAAAGCAATTTTATTACTGCTTTCCTTCGGAGTTTCTACATATAAAACATACCACAATCCGTTATAATAACTGGAGAGTCTTGCTGTTTTTCTAATCACAATTTTGGCCGTTTTGTCATTACTGCTAATGCAGGCCAACAATTTCTCATGTCGTAATGCATGAAGATTCGGAACTTCATTTTCAACTTTTCGAACGACCTGACTCGCTACTTCTTTCAAAGCCAATTCCCGAAGTTGTAAAATCTGTTCCGATTTAAAAAAGTTCGTTAAAGCCGTCTGAATTTTATCCGGAGTATAAATTTTCCCTTCTTTCAAACGTGCAATCAAATCTTCAGATGTTAAGTCTATATTCACGACTTCATCTGCCAATCGTAAAACATTGTCAGGAATACGTTCCTGAACATCAATATTTGTAATTCGTTTTACATCTTCATTTAAACTCTCAATATGCTGAATATTGACAGCCGAAATCACATTAATTCCTGCTTCCAAAATCTCTAAAACATCCTGCCAGCGTTTTTCATTTTTGCTTCCCTCAACATTCGTGTGTGCCAATTCATCAACAATAACTACTTCTGGACGAAGATTAATAATCGCTTGAACATCGAGTTCTTCCAATTCTTTTCCTTTATAGAAAATGGTTCGTCTCGGAATTATAGGCAAACCTGCTAATAATTCATGCGTTTCCTTCCGCATGTGCGTTTCGATGTAGCCAATTTTCACATCGATTTCATTTTTCAATAACGAATGCGCTTCCTGAAGCATACGGAAAGTCTTGCCCACACCGGCGCTCATCCCAATGTAGATTTTAAACTTTCCCTTTCGTGATTTCTGAATTAAATCGAGAAAGTGCTGTGCGTTATTATTTTCGTTTTCCATATTTTTTGCCACGAAGGCGCTAAGTCACAAAGTTTTATTTTTTTTAGCCACGAATTCACGAATTTTTATTTGAAATAATTCGTGAATTCGTGGCGAATAAATTAGCACGAAAAAATCCCTTTAATCTGTGTAATCTGTGGCAAGAAATATTCCCCTAAAAACTAATCGCCAAGGAAGTCGTTACAAACGTATTCGTATCCGTTGGAAGATTGTCTTTATTTGTGAAGATTTCGTCTTTACTTGAAAGATTTCTGGCTTCAATTCTAAACATAACATTATCAGTAACTAAGTAATCAAAGTTAGCCGAAAATCCGTAAGTTTTAAAACCATTTGGTGTTTCCGTCGCGATAATCACACCTTTTTCGTCACTATAATATTCACCTCGTACTGCAAGCTGAATCTTGTCAACTGGTTTGTATTGCAGAATCAAAACAGGCGAAAACCAAGTGTCATATTTGTTACTGTTTTTAGCCGATTGCTGAGATCCAATATCAAAACCAGCTGTAATATTTGTCTTTTCCGTTACTTTAAATTGTCCGTAAAAGTTGTTGAAATAACGCCACTTTTTATCAATATCCGGCTGTTCATTTCCAACATAAGTACTCCAGTTCAAAGCAACCCGATCAGATGGTTTGTAAGTAACCTGAGTTCCAAAAGCAGGCGTTTGATTGCCTTCCACTTTCTCGATTCTCTGCCAGCCGTTCAGGTACATTCCTGCCAAATACCATTCTCCAGACTCAGATGTATAACCAATTTTAACTCCCGTTTCATAATAAGGAGAATTCTCAGCCAGAATGCTTCTCGTTAAAGTTTGACAATCCTTTCCAATTGCACTTTCAAAACCAATATGCGAGGGCATAATTCCCGCATCAATCCATAAATTATGGTTTTTCGAAATTTTTACGCCAACATTCGCTTCGTAAACATTTTTCAACAAACCTTGCTCGGCAGACATATTATATTCGGCATAAGTTCCCGCCATTAAGGCAAAATTCCCCCGAATATTCTCTTTCGAATAATTCACTTTCGCCATTCCCAAATTCAGGTTTACCTCGTTGCTTTTATTAGAACTGTAAAAAAAGTTCGGTCGAGTATGATTTTCAGGTTTCCCGAAATCATAACTATAATAAGCGTCAACATATCCCGAAAATGTCAATGGACTTTTAGATTCCTCTTGTGCATGTAAATTGCTAAAACCAAAAGCGATTAAAGCAGTAAGTATTATTTTTTTCATTTTTGTGGTATTCAATTATTTATTAGTAGATTTTTTAGGAGCTAATCCCGCTATCCGTTTCAATCTTTTCCTGGCTAAAGAAGCCAGAAAAAGGATTTCCACTACTATCGGGGCTAGGGCATTTGGGGTAAAAAGGCGTTTTCGTTTCCTGCAAGGTTTCCAAAACCTTGTAGGTATTAATTATAAGTTTCAGTTTACGCTCTGTTTGTCATTCCGAGGAACAAGGACACGAGCGATAGCGAACTGGCGAAGCAATCTTCGCAAGAAACTCCGTATAGAAATTCGCCAATCTTTGTCGAGCTACTAACGAAGATTTCTCCTTCGTCGAAATGACAAGAATGCGCATAGAACAAGAATGAAAATTCGTGTCAATTAGTCTATCATACCTACAAGGTTTGGAGAAAAACTTAGAATCTTAGAACCTTAGCAACTTAGTATCTCTGGAATTAGCGAAGCTGATTCAGCGCCACATTCAATTCCAAAACATTCACCGTTTCAGGCCCAACGACAGCAGTATTAATTTTAGATTCCACCAAAGCTTTTACTTTAGCTTCAGCTAAATTTCTTTCTTTAGCAATTCGTTTTACCTGAATCAAAGCGCCTTGCGGAGAAATATTCGGATCTAAACCACTTCCAGAAGCCGTAACCATATCCGACGGAATATCAGATTTTTTCAAGTACGGATGAACCAATAAAAGCGTATCAATTCTTTTTTGAACCAAAGCTAAATAATCAGGATTGCTTGGGCCTTTGTTGCTTCCGGCACTTCCCGACGCGTTATAATCAACCGCCGAAGGTCTTCCCCAGAAATAATTCGACTTATCGAACTTTTGTCCAATTTTTTGGTAACCAACCACTTTTCCGTTAACCAAAATAGTTTCTCCTTTTCCTTGATTTGGAGCAATTTGTGCGATTCCGTAAATCGCTAAAGGATAAATAACTGCGAACAAGATTAAAGTAGCCACAGTAAGTTTTATTATAGAAAATAGATTTTTCATTTTTTGAAGATTCTAAGACTCTAAGATGCTAAGGTTCTAAGTTTTTTTCTTAGAAGCTTATAGTTTAAAGTCTATGTTTTTAATTGAGTTTTTGTGAACCTGACAGGTTTTTAAAACCTGTCGGGTTTAATTTTTACATGAAGAGTGCAACAATCACGTCAATCAGTTTGATTCCAATAAAAGGAACAATCAATCCACCAAGACCATAAATCAAAAGATTTCTTTTTAAGATCGCACTAGCTCCAATTGGACGATAATCGACCCCTTTCAGCGCAAGCGGAATCAATATCGGAATAATAATCGCGTTGAAAATTACGGCTGATAAAATGGCACTTTCAGGACTATGCAAATGCATAATATTCAAACCTTGAAGCGCTGGAATCGCAGTAATAAAAAGAGCAGGAACAATAGCAAAATATTTCGCAACGTCATTTGCAATAGAAAAAGTAGTTAAAGTGCCTCGAGTCATTAAAAGCTGTTTTCCAATTTCTACAATCTCGATTAATTTGGTTGGATCATTGTCAAGATCGACCATATTTCCAGCTTCTTTTGCAGCTTGAGTGCCACTATTCATGGCAACACCTACGTTGGCTTGCGCAAGGGCAGGAGCGTCGTTTGTTCCGTCACCCATCATGGCAACTAAACGTCCGTCCGATTGCTCTTTTCGGATGTAGTTCATTTTATCTTCTGGTTTAGCTTCAGCGATAAAATCATCAACACCGGCTTTTTCAGCAATAAATTTAGCTGTCAGTGGATTATCTCCTGTAACCATAACCGTTTTGATTCCCATTCGGCGTAAACGCTCAAAACGTTCTTTCATTCCGGTTTTGATAATATCTTGTAATTCAATTACACCTTGAATTTCATTGTTTTTGATAACTACTAATGGTGTTCCTCCGTTAGAAGAAATGGCAATCACTTGCTGCGCAGTATCTTCAGGAAAAATATTCCCTGCCTGTTCTGCAATTTTTTTAGCTGCATCTTGCGCACCTTTTCGAATATTAGTTCCGTCTTGTAAAATGACACCTGATGTTCTGGTCTCAGCTGTAAATTTGATGGTGTGTGAAATTTCAGAGATGTTTTTTAAAGCACTTGCTTTTGTTTCGCTTTTTACATCTATTACTTCACTTAGTTCCAAAATACTTTTCCCTTCAGGCGTATCATCTGCAAGCGAACTCAAAACAGCCGATTTCACAAAATCGTCAAAAGAAATTCCTTTTGTTGGATAAAAATTGGTTGCTTTTCTATTTCCAATGGTAATAGTTCCGGTTTTATCCAAAAGTAATACGTCAATATCTCCAGCAGTTTCAACCGCTTTCCCCGATTTGGTAATTACATTGGCACGCAAAGCTCTGTCCATTCCCGCAATACCAATCGCAGAAAGTAAACCTCCAATTGTAGTTGGGATTAGGCAGACAAAAAGAGAAATAAATGCAGCAATGGTAATAGGAGCGTTGGCATAATCTGCAAAAGGTTTTAAGGTTACGCAGACAATAATAAAAATTAAAGTAAAAGCTGCTAATAGAATGGTTAAGGCAATTTCGTTTGGTGTTTTCTGACGGCTTGCACCTTCAACCAAAGCAATCATTTTATCCAAAAAGCTTTCGCCAGGTTCAGAAGTTACTTTTACTTTAATTTTATCAGATAATACTTTTGTCCCTCCAGTTACAGATGATTTATCTCCGCCAGCTTCCCGAATTACAGGAGCACTTTCTCCGGTAATAGCACTTTCGTCGATTGTAGCCAGACCTTCGATAATTTCACCATCGGCAGCAATTAAATCTCCAGCCTCGCAAATGAAAATATCGTCTTTTTTCAATGCCGAAGAACTGATATTTTTAATTTCTCCGTTTGGCAGAATTTGTCTTGCAGGAGTTTCTTCTCTTGTTTTTCGCAAACTGTCGGCTTGTGCTTTTCCTCTCGCTTCAGCAATGGCTTCGGCGAAATTGGCAAATAAAAGCGTTGCCAGTAATATTAAAAAAACAATCAAATTGTAAATAAAGCTACCTTGGTCAGTTGCGCCCATTAAGATTGAAATGCAGACAGCAAACATTATGGCAGTTCCAATTTCTACGGTAAACATTACCGGATTTTTAATCATCAATTTTGGATTCAGCTTTATAAAAGACTGCACGAGTGCTTCTTTTACCTGCTGACTTTCAAATAATGATGTGGATTTATTAGTTGTCATTTTCTTGTAAAAAGTTAAATGTTATTTGTTAGATGTTATGCGAAAAAAACACATAGATTATAGAATATAACCAGTGGTTTCAACCACTGGAATACAACGCATATCACATTTGATGTCCTTGCAATTCGCTTCCCGTGGTTGAAACCACGGGTTATATTTAAAATAAGAATGAACAATTTGTTGTTCAACTATGTGTTAGAAACCAGTTTCTTTTAATTCATCTTTTTTAGGTGAAAAAAAATCTATGTTTCTATGTGTTTAAAATAATTCTAGCTTTGAAAAATGAGTTATTATTTTAGTGTAAAATATTCCGCCAATGGTCCAAGTGCCAAAGCAGGAAAGAACGATAAAGCAGCAATAATGGCAATCACAGCAAAAATCATAATTCCAAAAATAGAGGTATCGGTTTTTAAAGTTCCGGCACTTTCAGGAATGTATTTTTTATTGGCTAATAAACCTGCAATTGCAAGAGGTCCGATGATTGGAATGAATCGACTTAACAGTAAAACAATTCCAGTTGTGATATTCCAAAACGGATTGTTATCTCCTAAGCCTTCAAAACCAGAACCGTTGTTCGCTGCACTTGAAGTATATTCATATAACATTTCTGAGAATCCATGATTCCCTGGATTGTTTAACCAGCCCGTAGCATTTCCGCTGAACCAATACCCCATTGTAGTATCATGTGCAGCAAAATAAGATGCTAAGGCAGTTCCGGCTAAAATCAATAATGGGTGAATAATAGCGATAAAAGCAGCAATTTTAACTTCCCGCGCTTCGATTTTCTTTCCTAAAAATTCGGGAGTTCGACCAACCATTAAACCAGAAATAAAGACAGCCAGAATAATAAAGATGTAAAAGTTGAGGTAACCCACACCACATCCGCCATAAAAGGCATTCACCATCATGGCTAATAACTGCATCGCTCCAGAAACTGGCATCGAACTATCATGCATACTGTTTACAGACCCTGTAGAAATTACCGTTGTAGCAATACTCCAGAAACCTGAAATGGCCGGGCCAAAACGAACTTCTTTTCCTTCCATTGCTCCAGTTGTCTGTGCTATTCCCATTTTTGCAATAGCAGGATTTCCGTTGATTTCGCTTGATATTGTCGGAATTACAAGAAGTAAAAATCCAACAGTCATTACACCAAAAATGATATAAGATAATTTTCTTTTGTTTAAGAAAAATCCAAGCGCAAAAATCATTGCAAACGGAACAATAATTTGTGCCCAAAGTTCAACGGCATTAGTAAAATAAGTTGGGTTTTCTAAAGGGTGTGCTGAGTTAGCTCCAAAGAATCCACCTCCGTTTGTACCAATATGTTTAATCGCAATAAAGGCAGCGGCGGGCCCACGAGAAACTTCAACATTATCGCCTTGCAAAGTTGTGATTGCATCTTTTCCTTCAAAAGTCATAGGAGTTCCACTGAAAACTAAAACAATAGCTACGATTGCTGAAAGAGGCAATAAAATACGTGTACAGCTTTTAACGAAATAGTTATAAAAATTCCCTAGTTTGTCTGTGGTTCTTTCTTTCATCGCAGTAAAAACCATTACCGCAGCAGCGATTCCGACACCAGCCGAAACGAATTGTAGGAACATTAAAACCATCTGCGATAAATAAGAAACACCGCTCTCGCCAGAATAATGCTGTAAATCGCAATTGACTAAAAATGAAATGGCAGTATTAAAAGCCAAATCGGGTGTCATGGATGGATTATTATCTGGATTTAGGGGTAAAGACCCCTGAAATAGCAGTACAAAAAAGCAGAGAAAGAACCAAACCATGTTGATACTCAAAAGTGCTTTTAGATGCTGTTTCCAGTTCATTTCTTCGGCTGGATTGATACCGCTGATTTTAAAAATAAATTTTTCAAGTGGATTGAAAATCGGGTCAAGAATTGTTTTATTCCCCAAGAAAACTTTAGCAATGTATTTTCCTAACGGAATGGCTAAAACAATGGTAAGGATAAAAATACCTATGACACCTAATAATTCTGTGTTCATAATTTTGAGATTATTTTTTAGATTTTGATGTGATTTGTAAAATGGAACAAGCAAGGAATAAACTTTTAACCCTTAACTTGTAGCTTCTAATTTTTCACATTAGAATTTTTCGGGTTTGATTAATACGTAAATCAAGTACACGAAAACGGCGAGTGAAATAATAAATAGTGCAGTCATGATTTAGATTTTTTCAAAGAATTCAACTGACAGAAAACAAATCGCAAACAGTAAAACTGCCAAAGCGAGAAGAAGAATGGTGATCATAATTATTTTAGATTTTAGTCCCAATGCCGAAACTTCGGGACGGGATAGATTTTAGATTAAACACCAGAGGTATTAACCTGTTTGATATATTCTGCTTTAAGCGTTTGTGGAAAAAGATGTGAAATATTGCAGTGACGCATTTCCATAAAAGACGAAACAGAAAAAACGTATACATTTGAAATAGCATTTTTAGTTTCAATGCTTCCGGTGATAAATAACCGTTCAGCAAGGGCTAAACATTTTTTAGCCCGAACGATATTACCGCAGATAATTGATTTTTTAGTAATCTCAGCAAACCGTTCAGCTTGTTTATAGATTGAGGTAACTTGATTTTTCATGAGAAGGATTTTTTAATGTTCTTTCCCCCTTTATGCCAAAAGATGTTCCGAAAAAGTCAAGCTGTGTCTAAAGTGTTGTGAATAAAAGGA
This portion of the Flavobacterium panacagri genome encodes:
- the kdpA gene encoding potassium-transporting ATPase subunit KdpA, with protein sequence MNTELLGVIGIFILTIVLAIPLGKYIAKVFLGNKTILDPIFNPLEKFIFKISGINPAEEMNWKQHLKALLSINMVWFFLCFFVLLFQGSLPLNPDNNPSMTPDLAFNTAISFLVNCDLQHYSGESGVSYLSQMVLMFLQFVSAGVGIAAAVMVFTAMKERTTDKLGNFYNYFVKSCTRILLPLSAIVAIVLVFSGTPMTFEGKDAITTLQGDNVEVSRGPAAAFIAIKHIGTNGGGFFGANSAHPLENPTYFTNAVELWAQIIVPFAMIFALGFFLNKRKLSYIIFGVMTVGFLLLVIPTISSEINGNPAIAKMGIAQTTGAMEGKEVRFGPAISGFWSIATTVISTGSVNSMHDSSMPVSGAMQLLAMMVNAFYGGCGVGYLNFYIFIILAVFISGLMVGRTPEFLGKKIEAREVKIAAFIAIIHPLLILAGTALASYFAAHDTTMGYWFSGNATGWLNNPGNHGFSEMLYEYTSSAANNGSGFEGLGDNNPFWNITTGIVLLLSRFIPIIGPLAIAGLLANKKYIPESAGTLKTDTSIFGIMIFAVIAIIAALSFFPALALGPLAEYFTLK
- the kdpF gene encoding K(+)-transporting ATPase subunit F; amino-acid sequence: MTALFIISLAVFVYLIYVLIKPEKF
- a CDS encoding DUF7674 family protein gives rise to the protein MKNQVTSIYKQAERFAEITKKSIICGNIVRAKKCLALAERLFITGSIETKNAISNVYVFSVSSFMEMRHCNISHLFPQTLKAEYIKQVNTSGV